A single Acetivibrio cellulolyticus CD2 DNA region contains:
- a CDS encoding non-ribosomal peptide synthetase gives MITKKLDKKNVEDMLALTAMQEGILFHYLSNPGSSQYFEQLSMRITGMVSIELIKKAWNFVAQNNEILRTVFRWEKLEKPVQVVLKDYEIPVRVYDFSDLSKDVLLERIEELRKMDRKENIDIASEPFRITLGILGNQQCEMIISSHHILYDGWSNAILIKEFFEAYQAFYEGQEPVRNVKNKYREFIKWHQSLGRIGEQCSGSETTSLGRIGEQCSGSETTSQDVNVPKDYWKKYLEGFYDRTLLPWDRRKHGDIVKADVYTYQFPENTARKLNGFARDRKVAPASILYAAWGILLQRYNNTDDVIFGTTISGRTAKIKGIENMAGLFINTPPLRLKLNPGECVNEMLDGIETNIRERGQFENTPLIDIKSCSSMDSKESLFDSIIVIENYPLDKELKSRDGILKLESYSTFEMTNFDIAVAISLFEEIEIKFIYNGDLFYKETIERMAGHFANIIESMVANSNLEVSKIDILSKAEKYMILESLNDTSSKYPCDLTLSQLFEQQVENAPENIALSYEGREITYRELNERANRFARYLRKKGVKSESIVGVLLERSIDMMVGIMGILKAGGAYLPIDPDYPQERIASIISDSGTRFLVTGMELKQKLLSTGILEGSAIEGLIIDEPGSGFENEDGGNIECINNSSSPAYVMYTSGSTGTPKGTVTTHYNISRVVKNTNYIDITHKDTLLQLSNYAFDGSTFDIFGSLLNGAKLVLVSRQTVLDIIKLSGIIEDEKISVFFVTTALFNTLADLNVECFKNVRKVLFGGERVSVPHVRKVLEYVGPGRLIHVYGPTESTVFASYHFVDKIESDAGTIPIGKPLSNTKIYIVDKNNNLQPFGAPGELCIAGDGLAKGYLHRDELTKEKFVQRPLFGEDNNQSIEVGKNNCEIMYRTGDLAKWLSDGSIEFLDRIDTQVKLRGFRIELGEIESKLLEFEGIKEAVVLAREDKKSNKYLCAYFTAQKDIDLSFLREHLLEKLPVYMVPADFIRLEIMPLNSNGKIEKKALPEPQTHEGGTDYVAPESATEKKLAVLWQEVLGVERVGTKDNFFELGGHSLKATVLAARIHKEFDKSVPLGQILNAKNLRELAQLMDGAETSIYSQVKPVEKDENYLKVKYPEGVYPASSSQKRMFVQQQFDGIGTSYNIPLAMTVEGRIDPEKVGTTFEALIKRHEPLRTSFEIYNGEIVQRVHKEVEFKLICMESSQESIDSVLKKLILPFDLSNAPLLRAALVKIHDSKHLLLLDMHHIVSDGISATVLMREFGEIYNDICLPELKIQYKDFSYWHNIFLESPEIKKQQEYWMNNLAGEIPVLNMPCDFNRSDSRTFEGDIVEFKLDTKVSSSLNSMAKEYGVTLNTLLISAYTVLLYRYTGQEDIIIGSLVAGRRHPDVENMIGMFNNFIPVRNRLKPDNTFKELVNIVNGSVFGAYENQDYPYDMMVEKFAYRTERSRNPLFDTMLIFHNELEKDIKLGIEGLNFNLHKTVSNTSKLDFKLDVYTGKSGELECIIEYNTGLFRKETIERFSKHFSNIVSKIIENSDKQVSTIEMISEDEQEQILSDFNNTKCEYPMNKTIGRVFEEQVEKTPDSIAVIFENEKLTYSELNKKANSLARVLREHGVKGDSIVAIMLERSIEMMVGILAVLKAGGAYLPISPEYPDERVRYMIDDSGANILLTKNNAYGVQFADEGCEVCKVTVLDLDDKALYSSVGSNLDEINTSRNIAYVIYTSGSTGKPKGAMIEHYSVINRINWMHKKYPIGEQDVILQKTPYTFDVSVWELFWWFFAGAKVCFLIPGGEKDTGAITEAIEKNKITTMHFVPSMLNMFLEYMENEKNLNRISSLRQVFASGEALGTKQVQRFNRQAGHKFGTKLINLYGPTEATVDVSYYDCPSEGDIELVPIGKPIDNINLYIVDKHNNLQPVGIPGELCIAGDGLARGYLNRPELTAEKFVPNPFNEGDNLINSKRMYRTGDLARWLPDGNIEYLGRLDHQVKVRGFRIELGEIEDELLKHESIKEVVVTARKDKDGSSYLCAYLVSDRELTPAELREHLTKNLPEYMVPSYFIRLEKMPLSPNGKADRKALPEPAGNVNTGVEYVEPVSEDEKKLAHILQNVLECDRVGLNDNFFELGGHSLKAAALVSKIHKEFNVQISLGEIFKAPTVKGIIENIRKSERDIYSSIMPLAEKDYMDLSGEFCVYPVSSAQKRIFILERMGSLGTAYNLPGIMTIEGRINKDAFENAFVQLVKRHETLRTSFDFINGEPVQKVYKNVEFSMSFDEVPQDYTEEIIKGFIKEFDLGMAPLFRAKLVKISEEKHLLMFDMHHIISDGVSTVILVKEFIELYRGADLPELNVQYRDYAAWQNKLFETELIRGQQEYWKEVFTGEIPVLNMPQDYPRPTTQSYKGDKITFSISGELAENLRTVAANTGATMYMVLLAAYNILLHRYTGQEDIIVGSPTAGRPHADLENLAGMFVNTLALRNYISGGKNFSCFLDEVKNNVLSALENQDYQFEKLIDDLELKRDLSRNPLFDTLFVLQNMGIPETDVNGLKFIPFEFKNGVSKFDITLEAVEMSESIRFNLEYCTAIFKRETMERFTKHFEKILEQIVKNPDIEISRIEMMAEDEQEQILSNFNDTKCEYPMDKTISRVFEEQVEKTPDSTAVIFENEKLTYSELNKRANSLARVLGEHGVKGDSIVAIMLERSIEMMVGILAVLKAGGAYLPISPEYPDERVRFILEDSGANILLTKNNAYAVQLADEGEVTCKTTVLDLDDESLYSGVGSNLDEINTSRNLAYVIYTSGSTGKPKGAMIEHYSVINRINWMHKKYPIGEQDVILQKTPYTFDVSVWELFWWFFAGAKVCFLVPGGEKDPGAITEAIEKNKITTMHFVPSMLNMFLEYMENEKNLNRISSLRQVFASGEALGTKQVQRFNRQAGLKFGTKLINLYGPTEATVDVSYYDCPSEGDIELVPIGKPIDNIKLYIVDKHNNLQPVGIPGELCIAGDGLARGYLNRPELTAEKFVQNPFNEGDNLINSKRMYRTGDLARWLPDGNIEYLGRLDHQVKVRGFRIELGEIEEELLKHESIKEVVVTAKMDKDGSSYLCAYLVSDRELTPSELREHLTKNLPEYMVPSYFIRLEKMPLSPNGKADRKALPEPEGNVNTGVEYIEPTGVIETNLAQIWREVLGVENVGVKDNFFDLGGNSLLLIRMHSKIETQYADKVKVTDIFSNPTISKLAEFIEKAGTEKKIVSLKYVEIPGQYFTGNSVDINGSVFRFSLADEVLDSLKEMANREKIEINDILLSAYIYLFAQISNKHEITVQVLVDDGVVLPLDINLSNVDSFGELGRQINKKNIEAFDGRYNLYDLNKETAAFKGDNEILPLFYNKKDLNRTRDLADIYDFVLELSNENGRLCLVCEYNGARLKSDKVKEMINQYIKVVQFIGSSK, from the coding sequence ATGATTACTAAAAAGCTTGATAAGAAAAACGTTGAAGATATGCTGGCTCTGACTGCAATGCAGGAAGGGATTCTCTTTCACTATTTAAGCAATCCCGGCAGCAGTCAATATTTTGAACAGCTGAGCATGAGGATCACCGGAATGGTGAGTATAGAACTAATAAAAAAGGCATGGAATTTTGTTGCTCAAAACAATGAAATACTAAGGACGGTTTTCAGGTGGGAGAAGCTTGAAAAGCCTGTTCAAGTTGTACTAAAGGATTATGAAATTCCAGTCAGGGTATATGATTTTTCAGACCTCAGTAAAGATGTGCTTTTAGAACGGATTGAAGAATTAAGGAAGATGGATAGAAAAGAAAATATCGATATTGCTAGTGAACCCTTCAGGATAACTTTAGGCATACTGGGAAATCAGCAGTGTGAGATGATAATATCAAGCCACCACATACTATATGACGGCTGGAGCAATGCTATCCTTATCAAGGAGTTCTTTGAGGCTTACCAGGCATTTTATGAAGGACAGGAGCCTGTAAGGAATGTAAAGAACAAGTACAGGGAGTTTATTAAATGGCATCAAAGTCTTGGACGCATAGGTGAGCAGTGCAGCGGCAGCGAAACGACCAGCCTAGGACGCATAGGCGAGCAGTGTAGCGGCAGCGAAACGACCAGCCAGGATGTAAATGTACCAAAAGACTATTGGAAAAAGTACCTTGAAGGGTTCTACGATAGGACCTTGCTGCCATGGGATAGAAGAAAGCATGGAGATATTGTAAAGGCTGATGTTTACACATATCAATTTCCTGAAAATACTGCCCGAAAGCTCAATGGTTTTGCCAGGGATAGAAAAGTAGCTCCGGCATCAATTCTGTATGCAGCTTGGGGAATTTTGCTTCAAAGATATAACAATACCGACGATGTAATCTTTGGTACGACTATATCGGGAAGGACAGCAAAAATCAAGGGAATTGAAAATATGGCAGGGCTTTTTATAAACACCCCACCTTTAAGGTTAAAATTAAATCCCGGTGAGTGCGTAAATGAGATGCTCGATGGAATTGAAACAAATATCCGGGAAAGAGGACAATTTGAAAATACTCCGCTTATAGATATAAAATCATGCAGCAGCATGGATAGTAAAGAATCACTGTTTGATTCAATAATAGTAATTGAAAATTATCCTCTCGATAAAGAATTGAAAAGCAGGGATGGCATTTTAAAATTGGAATCCTATTCAACCTTCGAGATGACAAATTTTGATATAGCTGTTGCAATCTCGTTATTTGAAGAAATAGAAATAAAGTTCATATATAACGGAGATTTGTTCTATAAGGAAACAATTGAAAGAATGGCAGGTCATTTTGCAAATATAATTGAGAGTATGGTTGCCAACTCAAACCTTGAAGTTTCAAAAATAGATATTCTGTCAAAAGCAGAAAAGTATATGATTCTGGAGAGTTTAAACGACACCTCTTCAAAATATCCTTGTGATTTGACTTTAAGCCAGCTGTTTGAGCAGCAGGTTGAAAATGCGCCGGAGAATATTGCACTTTCCTATGAAGGTAGGGAAATCACCTATAGAGAGTTGAATGAAAGAGCTAACCGTTTTGCAAGATACTTAAGAAAAAAAGGGGTTAAGTCTGAAAGTATTGTAGGCGTTTTACTCGAGAGATCCATAGATATGATGGTTGGTATAATGGGAATTTTGAAGGCAGGTGGGGCATATCTTCCTATAGATCCTGACTATCCGCAAGAAAGAATTGCTTCAATTATCAGTGACTCAGGTACACGCTTTCTGGTTACGGGTATGGAATTGAAACAAAAACTTTTGAGTACAGGTATATTGGAAGGTTCTGCAATAGAGGGTCTTATAATTGATGAACCAGGTAGTGGTTTTGAAAATGAAGATGGCGGAAATATTGAGTGTATAAACAATTCTTCAAGCCCTGCCTACGTTATGTATACATCAGGCTCAACCGGCACGCCGAAGGGTACTGTTACTACACATTACAACATCAGCAGAGTAGTGAAGAATACCAACTATATAGATATTACACACAAGGATACCTTGCTACAGTTGTCAAACTATGCGTTTGACGGCTCTACTTTTGATATTTTCGGGTCTCTTTTGAATGGAGCAAAGCTTGTCCTGGTAAGCAGGCAAACTGTGCTGGATATTATTAAGCTGTCTGGCATTATCGAAGATGAAAAAATAAGTGTTTTCTTTGTAACGACGGCTCTATTTAATACTCTGGCAGACCTTAATGTTGAGTGTTTTAAAAACGTTAGAAAGGTGCTTTTCGGTGGCGAAAGGGTATCGGTGCCACATGTCAGAAAAGTATTGGAATATGTAGGCCCGGGAAGACTGATTCATGTTTATGGACCTACTGAAAGCACTGTTTTTGCGTCATATCATTTTGTAGATAAAATTGAGAGCGACGCAGGGACTATACCTATTGGAAAACCTTTATCAAATACTAAAATCTATATTGTAGATAAGAATAATAATTTACAGCCTTTTGGAGCACCGGGCGAATTATGCATAGCAGGAGACGGACTGGCAAAAGGATACTTGCACCGTGATGAACTTACAAAAGAAAAGTTTGTTCAAAGACCTTTATTTGGAGAAGACAATAACCAGAGTATCGAGGTTGGAAAAAATAACTGCGAAATAATGTACAGAACCGGTGATCTGGCAAAATGGCTTTCAGATGGCAGTATAGAGTTTTTAGACAGAATAGATACTCAGGTGAAGCTAAGGGGTTTCAGAATAGAACTTGGGGAAATTGAGTCAAAGCTTTTGGAATTTGAAGGCATAAAGGAAGCTGTGGTGCTTGCCAGAGAGGATAAAAAGAGTAACAAGTATCTGTGTGCATATTTTACTGCACAAAAAGACATTGATTTATCATTCCTTCGTGAGCACTTACTGGAAAAACTGCCCGTTTATATGGTGCCGGCTGACTTTATAAGGCTTGAAATTATGCCGTTAAATTCAAACGGTAAGATTGAAAAAAAGGCATTGCCTGAGCCTCAAACGCATGAAGGAGGAACGGATTATGTTGCTCCTGAAAGTGCAACAGAGAAAAAGCTGGCTGTATTGTGGCAGGAAGTATTAGGAGTTGAAAGGGTAGGGACAAAGGACAATTTCTTTGAATTGGGTGGTCATTCATTGAAGGCCACAGTTCTTGCTGCGCGTATACATAAGGAATTTGATAAGTCAGTTCCTTTAGGACAGATACTCAATGCTAAAAATCTCAGAGAACTTGCACAGTTAATGGATGGTGCAGAAACGAGCATATATTCACAGGTAAAGCCTGTAGAGAAAGATGAGAATTATTTAAAAGTAAAATATCCGGAAGGAGTTTATCCGGCATCGTCTTCACAGAAGAGAATGTTTGTACAACAGCAGTTTGATGGAATAGGTACAAGTTACAACATTCCTCTGGCTATGACTGTCGAAGGCAGAATTGATCCCGAAAAGGTAGGTACGACTTTTGAGGCTCTTATAAAAAGGCACGAGCCTTTAAGAACATCTTTTGAGATTTATAACGGAGAAATAGTTCAAAGGGTGCATAAAGAAGTTGAATTTAAGCTCATTTGCATGGAGTCTTCACAAGAAAGTATTGACAGTGTACTTAAAAAGCTTATACTTCCGTTTGATTTAAGTAACGCTCCATTGCTTCGTGCTGCATTAGTTAAGATACATGACAGCAAGCATTTACTTTTGCTTGACATGCATCATATAGTATCCGACGGTATTTCAGCTACTGTACTTATGAGAGAATTTGGAGAGATTTATAATGATATTTGCCTTCCGGAATTAAAAATACAATACAAGGATTTTTCATACTGGCACAATATTTTTCTTGAAAGTCCTGAAATTAAAAAACAGCAGGAATATTGGATGAACAATTTAGCAGGTGAAATTCCTGTTCTTAATATGCCTTGTGATTTTAACAGATCAGATAGCAGAACCTTCGAAGGGGATATTGTAGAGTTTAAGCTTGATACAAAAGTTTCGTCATCATTAAACAGTATGGCTAAAGAATATGGGGTGACTTTAAATACCCTGCTTATATCGGCTTATACAGTTCTTTTATACAGGTATACAGGTCAGGAAGATATTATAATCGGTTCACTTGTAGCCGGAAGAAGACATCCTGATGTGGAGAATATGATAGGAATGTTTAATAACTTCATTCCTGTAAGAAACAGATTAAAACCTGACAATACCTTTAAAGAACTTGTAAATATAGTAAATGGCTCGGTGTTCGGAGCTTATGAGAATCAGGATTATCCCTATGACATGATGGTAGAAAAATTCGCATACAGGACAGAACGTTCAAGAAACCCACTTTTTGATACAATGCTGATTTTCCATAACGAGCTTGAAAAAGATATCAAGCTTGGTATAGAGGGGCTTAATTTTAATCTCCATAAGACTGTTTCCAATACTTCCAAGCTGGATTTTAAACTTGATGTATATACCGGTAAGTCAGGTGAACTGGAATGCATAATTGAGTATAATACAGGACTATTCAGAAAAGAAACGATAGAAAGGTTTTCAAAACATTTTTCAAATATAGTATCTAAAATAATTGAAAACTCTGATAAGCAAGTTTCAACGATAGAAATGATATCAGAAGATGAACAGGAACAGATACTGTCAGATTTCAACAACACGAAGTGTGAATATCCAATGAATAAGACTATAGGCCGGGTATTTGAAGAACAGGTTGAAAAGACCCCTGACAGCATAGCGGTAATCTTTGAAAATGAGAAGCTGACATACAGTGAACTTAACAAAAAAGCGAACTCGCTTGCCAGAGTATTGAGAGAGCATGGTGTTAAGGGTGACAGCATAGTTGCTATAATGCTTGAACGCTCAATAGAAATGATGGTAGGAATACTGGCGGTTCTCAAGGCAGGCGGCGCCTATCTTCCGATAAGCCCTGAATATCCTGACGAAAGAGTCAGGTATATGATCGACGACAGCGGTGCCAATATACTTTTGACAAAGAACAATGCTTATGGTGTACAGTTTGCAGATGAAGGCTGTGAGGTTTGTAAAGTTACTGTTTTAGACCTGGATGATAAAGCTCTGTATAGTAGTGTAGGTTCAAACTTGGATGAGATAAATACATCAAGGAACATTGCATACGTAATATATACATCAGGCTCTACAGGAAAGCCAAAAGGAGCTATGATAGAGCATTATTCCGTGATAAACAGAATAAACTGGATGCATAAAAAATATCCAATAGGAGAACAGGACGTAATACTTCAAAAAACACCTTATACCTTTGACGTGTCTGTGTGGGAACTGTTTTGGTGGTTTTTTGCAGGAGCAAAGGTTTGCTTCCTGATACCGGGAGGAGAGAAGGACACAGGTGCAATAACTGAGGCAATAGAAAAGAATAAAATAACGACGATGCACTTTGTTCCGTCAATGCTTAACATGTTCTTAGAATATATGGAAAATGAAAAGAATCTGAACAGGATTTCAAGCCTGAGGCAGGTATTTGCCAGTGGAGAAGCATTAGGAACTAAACAGGTGCAAAGGTTTAACAGGCAGGCAGGACATAAATTCGGAACAAAGCTTATAAACCTCTATGGTCCAACGGAGGCAACAGTGGATGTATCGTACTATGATTGCCCTTCCGAAGGTGATATCGAACTAGTACCAATAGGCAAGCCAATAGATAATATAAACCTTTATATAGTGGACAAACATAACAACCTTCAACCAGTTGGAATACCGGGTGAACTTTGTATTGCAGGTGACGGATTGGCAAGAGGATATCTCAACAGGCCGGAACTTACGGCAGAAAAGTTTGTTCCAAACCCGTTTAATGAGGGAGATAACTTAATCAATTCGAAAAGGATGTACAGAACAGGAGACCTTGCAAGATGGCTTCCTGACGGTAATATAGAGTACCTTGGAAGATTGGATCACCAGGTAAAGGTAAGAGGTTTCAGAATTGAACTTGGAGAGATAGAAGATGAGCTATTAAAACACGAAAGTATAAAAGAAGTAGTGGTAACAGCAAGAAAGGATAAAGACGGCAGCAGCTACCTTTGCGCATATCTGGTATCTGACAGGGAGCTCACACCGGCAGAGCTGAGAGAGCATCTAACGAAGAACCTGCCTGAATACATGGTTCCGTCATACTTTATAAGACTTGAAAAGATGCCACTTTCTCCAAATGGAAAAGCTGACAGAAAAGCACTTCCAGAGCCTGCAGGTAATGTAAATACCGGTGTAGAGTATGTAGAACCTGTAAGTGAAGATGAAAAGAAGCTGGCTCATATATTACAGAATGTACTTGAATGCGACAGAGTAGGTCTTAATGATAATTTCTTTGAACTTGGAGGACATTCACTAAAGGCGGCTGCACTTGTATCTAAGATACATAAGGAGTTTAATGTTCAGATTTCCTTAGGTGAAATATTTAAAGCTCCTACTGTTAAGGGGATTATAGAAAATATCAGAAAATCTGAAAGAGATATATATTCTTCCATTATGCCTTTAGCGGAAAAAGATTACATGGATTTAAGCGGGGAGTTCTGCGTATATCCGGTGTCATCGGCACAAAAACGTATATTTATTCTTGAACGTATGGGCAGCCTTGGTACTGCATATAATCTGCCGGGTATAATGACCATTGAGGGAAGAATAAACAAAGATGCATTTGAAAATGCGTTTGTACAATTAGTTAAGAGGCATGAAACTTTACGGACTTCTTTTGATTTTATAAATGGTGAGCCTGTACAAAAGGTATACAAGAATGTAGAGTTCAGCATGAGTTTTGATGAAGTGCCACAGGATTATACAGAGGAAATAATAAAAGGATTTATAAAAGAATTTGACCTTGGTATGGCCCCTCTGTTTAGGGCAAAACTTGTTAAAATCAGTGAGGAAAAACATCTGCTTATGTTTGATATGCACCATATCATATCGGATGGGGTTTCTACGGTTATACTGGTTAAAGAGTTTATTGAACTATATAGGGGAGCTGATTTGCCGGAACTTAATGTCCAGTATAGAGATTATGCAGCATGGCAAAATAAGCTGTTTGAGACTGAGCTTATCAGAGGGCAGCAGGAATACTGGAAAGAAGTTTTTACAGGAGAGATACCTGTGCTCAACATGCCGCAAGATTATCCAAGACCAACAACGCAGAGCTACAAAGGTGACAAAATAACCTTCTCCATATCCGGTGAATTGGCAGAAAACTTGAGGACTGTAGCTGCAAACACAGGTGCAACAATGTATATGGTGCTTCTTGCTGCATATAATATCCTGCTTCACAGATACACGGGTCAGGAAGATATTATAGTAGGATCACCAACAGCAGGCAGACCCCATGCCGATCTGGAAAATCTTGCAGGAATGTTCGTTAACACACTTGCATTGAGAAATTACATTTCAGGAGGTAAGAATTTTAGTTGTTTCCTCGATGAAGTAAAGAATAATGTATTAAGTGCACTGGAAAATCAGGATTATCAGTTTGAAAAATTAATAGATGATCTGGAATTAAAGAGGGACTTAAGTAGAAATCCTTTATTTGATACTCTGTTTGTACTTCAGAATATGGGGATACCTGAAACAGATGTTAATGGGCTGAAGTTTATACCTTTTGAGTTTAAGAATGGGGTTTCAAAGTTTGATATCACTTTGGAAGCAGTTGAAATGAGTGAAAGTATCAGATTTAACCTCGAATATTGTACAGCTATATTTAAAAGAGAAACAATGGAAAGGTTTACAAAACACTTTGAAAAGATACTTGAGCAGATTGTAAAGAATCCTGATATAGAGATTTCCAGAATAGAAATGATGGCAGAAGATGAACAGGAACAGATACTGTCAAATTTTAACGACACAAAGTGTGAGTATCCAATGGATAAGACTATCAGCAGGGTATTTGAAGAACAGGTTGAAAAGACTCCTGACAGCACTGCGGTAATCTTTGAAAATGAGAAGCTGACATACAGTGAACTGAACAAAAGAGCTAACTCGCTCGCTAGAGTGTTGGGAGAGCACGGCGTTAAGGGTGACAGCATAGTTGCAATAATGCTTGAGCGCTCAATAGAAATGATGGTAGGAATACTCGCAGTTCTAAAGGCAGGCGGAGCCTATCTTCCGATAAGTCCGGAATATCCTGACGAAAGAGTCAGGTTTATACTTGAGGACAGTGGAGCCAATATACTTTTGACAAAGAACAATGCTTATGCTGTACAGTTGGCAGATGAAGGCGAAGTTACTTGCAAGACTACTGTTTTAGACCTGGATGATGAGTCTCTATATAGTGGTGTAGGTTCAAACTTAGATGAGATAAATACATCAAGAAATCTTGCATATGTAATATATACATCAGGCTCTACCGGAAAGCCAAAAGGAGCTATGATAGAGCATTATTCCGTGATAAACAGAATCAACTGGATGCATAAAAAATATCCAATAGGAGAACAGGACGTAATACTTCAAAAAACACCTTATACCTTTGACGTGTCTGTGTGGGAACTGTTCTGGTGGTTTTTTGCAGGAGCAAAGGTCTGCTTCCTGGTACCGGGAGGAGAGAAGGACCCTGGTGCAATAACCGAGGCAATAGAAAAGAATAAAATAACTACAATGCACTTTGTTCCGTCGATGCTTAACATGTTCCTTGAATATATGGAAAATGAAAAGAATCTGAACAGGATTTCAAGCCTGAGGCAGGTATTTGCCAGTGGAGAGGCACTAGGAACAAAACAGGTGCAAAGGTTTAACAGGCAGGCTGGACTTAAGTTCGGAACAAAGCTTATAAACCTCTATGGCCCAACCGAGGCAACGGTGGATGTATCGTACTATGACTGCCCTTCTGAAGGTGATATCGAACTAGTTCCGATAGGCAAGCCAATAGATAATATTAAGCTTTATATAGTAGACAAACATAACAACCTTCAACCGGTTGGAATACCGGGAGAACTTTGTATTGCAGGTGACGGACTGGCAAGAGGGTATCTCAACAGACCGGAACTTACGGCAGAAAAGTTTGTTCAAAACCCATTTAATGAGGGAGATAACTTAATCAATTCGAAACGGATGTACAGAACAGGAGACCTTGCAAGATGGCTTCCTGACGGTAATATAGAGTACCTTGGAAGATTGGATCACCAGGTAAAGGTAAGAGGTTTCCGAATTGAACTTGGGGAAATAGAAGAAGAGCTATTAAAACATGAAAGTATAAAAGAAGTAGTGGTAACAGCAAAAATGGATAAAGACGGCAGCAGCTACCTTTGTGCATATCTGGTATCTGACAGGGAGCTTACACCGTCAGAGCTAAGAGAGCATCTGACAAAGAACCTGCCTGAATACATGGTTCCGTCATACTTTATACGGCTTGAAAAAATGCCTCTTTCTCCAAATGGAAAAGCTGACAGAAAAGCACTTCCTGAGCCTGAAGGGAATGTGAATACTGGTGTAGAGTATATAGAGCCAACAGGAGTAATTGAAACAAATTTGGCTCAAATCTGGCGAGAAGTATTAGGTGTTGAAAATGTAGGCGTAAAAGATAATTTCTTTGATTTAGGTGGCAATTCACTGTTGCTTATAAGGATGCATTCAAAGATTGAAACCCAATATGCCGACAAGGTCAAGGTTACTGATATTTTCTCTAATCCAACTATATCAAAACTTGCGGAGTTTATTGAAAAAGCTGGAACAGAAAAGAAAATTGTGAGTTTAAAGTATGTGGAAATACCTGGCCAATATTTTACCGGTAACAGCGTTGATATTAATGGCTCTGTTTTCAGGTTCAGTTTAGCTGATGAAGTACTGGACAGCCTTAAAGAAATGGCTAATAGGGAAAAAATCGAGATAAACGATATATTGCTTTCGGCATACATATACTTATTTGCTCAGATATCTAATAAACATGAAATTACTGTACAAGTTTTGGTCGATGATGGCGTGGTGTTACCATTGGACATAAATCTGAGTAACGTTGATAGTTTCGGAGAATTGGGCAGGCAGATTAATAAAAAGAATATTGAGGCTTTTGATGGGCGCTATAACTTATACGATCTCAACAAAGAAACAGCGGCATTTAAAGGTGATAATGAAATACTACCTTTATTCTATAACAAAAAAGATTTAAACAGGACAAGAGATCTCGCCGATATTTATGACTTTGTACTTGAGTTAAGTAATGAAAATGGGCGGCTTTGTCTGGTTTGTGAATACAATGGAGCAAGACTTAAAAGCGATAAGGTTAAGGAAATGATTAATCAGTATATAAAAGTGGTTCAGTTTATCGGAAGTTCTAAATAG
- a CDS encoding Gfo/Idh/MocA family protein, translating into MQKKIRWGILGCGRIAESFAESLKYVADAELIAVASKTKSKALEFAKTFSVEYCYDNYLDLIKNQSVDVVYVATTHNYHYETCVLCIENKKPVLCEKPFTVNSKQAEQLIAIARQNKVFLMEAMWTRFLPCVMEIDRTISEGTIGDIKIFKGDFGIGAKNRESCPKYYFDPYLAGGALLDIGVYPVSFSRMVFKKSPEKVKTYGYIGDTNVDEQAAYIFEYGDGKMAVLSSSFIVDMPHDGLICGTKGYIRIPNFSRPTRFFVKLTDQEEKEIEIPFVSNGLNYQAEEVNRCLREGKLESEIMPLDETLEIMETLDRLRAEWGLKYPVE; encoded by the coding sequence ATGCAGAAAAAAATAAGGTGGGGAATATTAGGATGTGGAAGGATTGCAGAGAGCTTTGCAGAGAGTTTAAAATATGTGGCTGATGCAGAATTAATAGCTGTAGCATCAAAAACAAAAAGCAAAGCATTGGAGTTTGCCAAAACTTTTAGCGTTGAATATTGCTATGATAACTATCTTGATTTAATTAAAAACCAATCTGTTGATGTTGTATATGTAGCAACCACACACAATTATCACTACGAAACATGTGTTCTTTGTATAGAAAACAAAAAACCTGTATTGTGTGAAAAGCCTTTTACTGTTAATTCAAAACAAGCTGAACAGTTAATTGCAATTGCAAGACAAAACAAAGTGTTTTTAATGGAGGCAATGTGGACAAGGTTTTTGCCTTGTGTTATGGAAATTGACCGCACGATCTCAGAGGGCACAATCGGAGATATTAAGATCTTTAAAGGTGATTTTGGGATTGGAGCTAAAAACCGTGAAAGTTGCCCTAAATACTACTTTGATCCTTACTTAGCTGGAGGGGCATTGCTTGACATAGGGGTTTATCCTGTTTCCTTTTCTCGGATGGTGTTTAAAAAATCCCCTGAGAAAGTAAAAACTTATGGATATATAGGGGATACAAACGTAGATGAGCAGGCTGCATATATATTTGAATACGGTGATGGCAAAATGGCAGTGTTATCTTCCTCCTTTATTGTTGATATGCCCCATGATGGCTTGATATGCGGTACAAAGGGTTATATAAGAATTCCAAACTTTTCCCGGCCAACAAGATTTTTTGTAAAATTGACCGATCAGGAGGAGAAGGAGATTGAAATACCCTTTGTATCTAATGGGTTAAATTATCAAGCAGAAGAGGTCAACCGCTGCTTGAGGGAAGGAAAGCTGGAGAGTGAAATTATGCCGTTAGATGAAACGCTTGAAATAATGGAGACTTTAGATAGGTTGCGTGCAGAATGGGGACTAAAATATCCTGTCGAGTGA